Part of the Oscillibacter hominis genome is shown below.
GTTCCCCTTCATCCAGGGCGGCATGGCCAACATCGCCACCGGTGAGTTTGCCGCCGCCGTGTCCAACGCCGGGGCATTGGGCATGATTGCCACCGGCGGCTGGGACGGCGAACGGGTCCGCCGGGAAATCCGTCATGCCCGGGAGCTGACCGGCAAGCCCTTCGGTGTCAATTTGATGCTGATGAGCCCTTACGTGGAGGACATCGCCCGCATCCTCATCGAGGAGCAGGTGCAGGTGGTCACCACCGGAGCCGGCAATCCCGGCAAATACATCCCCGCCTGGAAGGAGGCGGGCATCAAGGTGCTGCCGGTGGTGGCCGCGGCAGTGCTGGCCAGGCGGCTGGAGCGCTACGGCGTGGACGCCTTCATCGCCGAGGGATGCGAATCCGGCGGCCACATCGGCGAGATGAACACCATGGCCCTGGTCCCCCAGGTGGTGGACGCGGTGGGCGTGCCGGTGGTGGCCGCTGGCGGCATTGCCGACGGCCGCCAGCTCACCGCTGCCTTTGCCCTTGGCGCCTGCGGCGTCCAGATGGGCACCTGTCTGTTAGTCAGCAAAGAGTGCCCCATCCACCCCAATTACAAGCAGGCGCTCTTAGACGCCAAGGACAGCGACACCCTGGTCACCGGCCGCTCCAGCGGAGCGCCCGTCCGGGTGCTGAAGAACAAAATGGCCAGGGCCTACCTCAGGATGGAGCGGGAAAACCTGCCCCTTGAGAAGCTGGAACAACTGACCCTTGGCTCTTTGCGCCGTGCCGTGCAGGAGGGTGACGTAGACGGCGGCAGCCTGATGGCCGGCCAGGTGGCGGGCATGCTCCACGAGATCCGCCCCCTGCGCCGGATTTTTGAGGAGTTATACAGCGGCTACCAAGCCCGCCTGGATGAGTTGGTGGCACAGCGATGAAGCTTGGGTTTTTATACGCCGGCCAGGGCGTCCAGCACGTCGGCATGGGGGCGGACCTCTATGCGCTCCACCCGGAGTTCCGGGCCGTCATCGACGCGGCCCGCCCGGGCTTTGATCTCAAAGCCGTTTGCTTTGAGGGCCCTCAGGAACTTTTGGACCAGACCCAGTACACCCAGCCCTGCATGGTGGCTTTTGCCGCCGGGCTCACAGCCGTCCTGCGCCGTCTTGGCATAACGCCCTCCGTGACCGCCGGGCTCTCCCTTGGGGAATACTCCGCCCTCCACGCCGCCGGTGTCCTGGACGCCCAGACCGCCGTCTCCACCGCCGCCTTCCGGGGAAGGGCCATGGCCGACGCCGCTCAGGGGTTGGAGTGCGCCATGGTGGCGGTGCTGGGGCTGGACCGTTCCGGCGTGCTGGAGGCCTGTGCCCAAGCGAATTCGCTTGGTGTGGCCGAGGCCTGCAACTTCAACTGTCCCGGCCAGATCGTCATCAGCGGCGAGGCAGCCGCCGTGGCCCGGGCTGCGGAGCTGTGCAGGGAAAAGGGCGCCAGGCGCTGCCTTCCCCTGAAGGTCAGCGGGCCGTTCCACACCTCGCTGCTGCGCAGCGCGGGAGACGCCCTGCACTCCTATTTTGAGCATGTCCCGTTTGCACCGCCCGCCATCCCCGTGCTCTTCAACTGTCTGGGACAGGAGATGGGGCCCGGGGATTCCATCCCTGACCTTCTGGAGCGGCAGGTGCAAAGCCCGGTCTGCCTGGAGGACTGCATCCGCCGCATGGCCCGGATGGAGGTGGACGCCGTGGTGGAGATCGGCCCCGGCAAGACGCTGGCCGGATTTGTCCGCAAGACCGTGCCCGGCCTGCCCTGCTTCAGCGTGGAGACCGAGGAGGATGTGCTGGCCCTGCCGAAACAGTTGAAAGGAGTGAGCCGATGAGTTTTGCCAATCAAACCGCCGTCGTCACCGGCGGAAGCCGGGGCATCGGCCGGGCGGTCTGCTTAACGCTGGCCCGGGGCGGCGCCAACATCATTTTTTCCTACGCCGGGAACACTGCCGCCGCAGAGGAGACTGTTTCCGCCGTCCGCAGCCTGGGCGCCGCCTGCGCTGCCGTGCGGGGAGACGTGTCCCAAAGCGGCTGCGTCAAAGAGTTAGTGGACACCGCCATGGAGGCCTTCGGCCGCATCGACATCCTGGTCAACAACGCCGGCATCACCCGGGACGGGCTGCTGATGACCATGAAGGAGCCTGATTTTGACGCGGTGGTGGACACCAATCTCCGGGGGACGTTTCTCACCATGAAGGCTGTCTCCCGCATCATGCTGCGCCAGCGCTCCGGCCGCATTGTCAATGTGAGCTCCGTGGTGGGCCTCCATGGCAACGCGGGACAGGTCAACTATGCCGCCAGCAAGGCCGGCATCCTCGGCATGACCAAATCCGCCGCCAAGGAGCTTGCTTCCCGGGGAATCACCGTCAATGCGGTGGCGCCGGGCTTCATTGAAACGGACATGACCGCCGAACTGCCGGAGGAGGCAAAATCCGCCCTGGTGCGCTCCATCCCCATGGGTACACTGGGCAGGGCGGAGGACGTGGCCGCCGCCGTGGCCTTCCTGTCCGGCAGCGAGGCCGGTTACATCACCGGACAGGTGTTGGGCATCGACGGCGGCATGGGTATGTAAAGGAGGTACGAATGGAGAAACGACGAGTTGTCATCACCGGAATCGGCGCCATCACCCCCATCGGCCACAGCGCGCCGGAGAGCTGGAGCGCGGTCTGCCGCGGGATCTGCGGGATCGGCCCGATCACGGCCTACGACCCCTCCGGCCAGAAGGTCAAGCTGGCGGCGGAGGTGAAGGACTACCGGGCGGAGGACTTTTTGGACAAGAAGGAAGCAAAGCATATGGAGCGCTTCACCCAGTTTGCGCTGATCGCCGCCCGGGAGGCCCTCTCCGACAGCGGCCTGGCCATTGAGCGGGAAGACGCGGAGCGCTGCGGAGTCATCCTCTCCAGCGGCATCGGTTCCCTCTCCAACACGGAGCGGGAGCACGACCGGGGCACAGAGCGGGGCTTTGACAAGGTCTCCCCCTTCTACATCCCCTCCACCATCTGCAACATGGCCGCCGGGCAGGTGGCCATTGACGCCGGGTTCCGGGGCATGTGCTCCTGCCCGGTGACGGCTTGTGCCGGCGGCACCTATGCCGTGGGCGACGCCTTCCACTACATCCGGAACGGCTATGCGGAAGTCATGCTCTGCGGCGGTACGGAGGCCTCCATCACGCCCTTGGCGGTGGGCGGCTTTACCTCCATGAAGGCCCTCTGCACCAGCGAAGACCCCGCCCGGGCCTCCATCCCCTTTGACGCCCAGCGCAGCGGCTTCGTGTTGGGCGAGGGCGCGGGCGTGCTGGTGCTGGAAGAGCTGGACCACGCCCTGGCGCGAAACGCCAGGCCCTACGCGGAGGTGGTGGGCTACGGCGCCACCTG
Proteins encoded:
- a CDS encoding nitronate monooxygenase, with amino-acid sequence MLLNELLGTEFPFIQGGMANIATGEFAAAVSNAGALGMIATGGWDGERVRREIRHARELTGKPFGVNLMLMSPYVEDIARILIEEQVQVVTTGAGNPGKYIPAWKEAGIKVLPVVAAAVLARRLERYGVDAFIAEGCESGGHIGEMNTMALVPQVVDAVGVPVVAAGGIADGRQLTAAFALGACGVQMGTCLLVSKECPIHPNYKQALLDAKDSDTLVTGRSSGAPVRVLKNKMARAYLRMERENLPLEKLEQLTLGSLRRAVQEGDVDGGSLMAGQVAGMLHEIRPLRRIFEELYSGYQARLDELVAQR
- a CDS encoding ACP S-malonyltransferase, coding for MKLGFLYAGQGVQHVGMGADLYALHPEFRAVIDAARPGFDLKAVCFEGPQELLDQTQYTQPCMVAFAAGLTAVLRRLGITPSVTAGLSLGEYSALHAAGVLDAQTAVSTAAFRGRAMADAAQGLECAMVAVLGLDRSGVLEACAQANSLGVAEACNFNCPGQIVISGEAAAVARAAELCREKGARRCLPLKVSGPFHTSLLRSAGDALHSYFEHVPFAPPAIPVLFNCLGQEMGPGDSIPDLLERQVQSPVCLEDCIRRMARMEVDAVVEIGPGKTLAGFVRKTVPGLPCFSVETEEDVLALPKQLKGVSR
- the fabG gene encoding 3-oxoacyl-[acyl-carrier-protein] reductase; translation: MSFANQTAVVTGGSRGIGRAVCLTLARGGANIIFSYAGNTAAAEETVSAVRSLGAACAAVRGDVSQSGCVKELVDTAMEAFGRIDILVNNAGITRDGLLMTMKEPDFDAVVDTNLRGTFLTMKAVSRIMLRQRSGRIVNVSSVVGLHGNAGQVNYAASKAGILGMTKSAAKELASRGITVNAVAPGFIETDMTAELPEEAKSALVRSIPMGTLGRAEDVAAAVAFLSGSEAGYITGQVLGIDGGMGM
- the fabF gene encoding beta-ketoacyl-ACP synthase II — encoded protein: MEKRRVVITGIGAITPIGHSAPESWSAVCRGICGIGPITAYDPSGQKVKLAAEVKDYRAEDFLDKKEAKHMERFTQFALIAAREALSDSGLAIEREDAERCGVILSSGIGSLSNTEREHDRGTERGFDKVSPFYIPSTICNMAAGQVAIDAGFRGMCSCPVTACAGGTYAVGDAFHYIRNGYAEVMLCGGTEASITPLAVGGFTSMKALCTSEDPARASIPFDAQRSGFVLGEGAGVLVLEELDHALARNARPYAEVVGYGATCDAYHITAPRPDGSGGAKAMAMALADGGAAPEDVDYINAHGTSTPLNDACETAAIRSVFGAWARRLAVSSTKSMTGHMLGAAGAVEAIFSALALRDGFLPATIHYAVPDPDCDLDVVPNEGRRAALRCALSNSLGFGGHNGSILLRNWEG